From a region of the Mycobacteroides saopaulense genome:
- a CDS encoding sensor domain-containing protein, producing the protein MRVLLAGLLMVLVGCTQAPTATTEPPAPPDSSTLTLSVAEVREITPPALESEPDFDLHKPYTDPQPDLDMSVACQKLFNQDQKFGEGWTNFRTLTYSGPSNIGIKQSIAVYPDRNAAQAVFGGIQDNLSACQKSYPVARYGAPYTLSKLAGDDKTVMAQYADTVNGPGSVELYRLDEQVIIDVSAAHFSTDPHVAETVLQRIREKLRSRA; encoded by the coding sequence ATGAGGGTGTTGCTTGCCGGACTGCTGATGGTGTTGGTGGGTTGCACGCAAGCACCCACTGCGACAACGGAACCTCCCGCGCCGCCGGACAGTAGCACCCTGACTCTGAGTGTTGCGGAAGTGCGTGAGATAACGCCGCCTGCACTCGAATCAGAGCCCGACTTCGACCTGCATAAGCCATACACCGACCCGCAGCCTGATCTCGACATGTCTGTCGCGTGCCAAAAACTGTTCAACCAGGACCAGAAGTTCGGTGAGGGGTGGACGAACTTCCGCACCCTCACATATTCCGGGCCGAGCAACATTGGAATCAAGCAGAGCATCGCTGTATACCCAGACCGCAACGCAGCCCAAGCGGTCTTCGGCGGAATCCAGGACAACCTGTCGGCCTGTCAGAAAAGCTATCCCGTCGCGCGTTACGGCGCTCCATACACGCTGAGCAAGCTAGCAGGCGATGACAAGACCGTCATGGCCCAGTACGCCGACACCGTCAACGGACCGGGCAGTGTCGAGCTGTATCGACTGGACGAGCAAGTGATCATCGATGTCAGCGCCGCCCACTTTTCCACCGACCCGCATGTGGCTGAAACCGTCTTGCAACGGATTCGAGAGAAACTGCGTTCTCGCGCGTGA